The Alosa sapidissima isolate fAloSap1 chromosome 8, fAloSap1.pri, whole genome shotgun sequence genome contains a region encoding:
- the LOC121715221 gene encoding uncharacterized protein LOC121715221 isoform X5, giving the protein MVLKKQWTDEDMEQAMEKVAEGMPVRQACQKMRLKKQWKDGDMVQAMEKVAEGMPVRQACQVFNVPRNTLRDRVMGVVTHGCRTGPSQKLSVEEEQALVEYYQCCADHGFPITRARLQAYATAVLRKRTRKPELRPLGVRWYHCFKKRHAAISMNSVNIDRLRSTCVTLEPVIHFFDLLEKTVNEHGLRNKPAQVYHCDKTELMSQRETKHPSLQAPSTRDHVSILACFNAAGEDIPPLIIYPKYFPGGQYTTGGPPNALYGKSPDGNMDSKLFLRWLQHFILHARQERPLLLIFDGHKAHPSPPVIEAAKREGVILLHLPRHTSHVLQPLEVGFFGHLEADFATVTCNLSRLKKSNNNIVSRTEFAKIVHHPYQRAKAKGVVVRGFKKCGIFPLRRAAIKSSHLRRRKPTTATTTTGLSSAPPPPIGSSQTPGSSLPLTPSLKHMLVEAGWIPPITDEDYERLLVKKKQQSAEAKKQRPRQRREQANNIALETTNPVATSRKTPSARARASSPSSSNHSRAISSSKKRKAPAPAEVLGGVGQ; this is encoded by the exons ATGGTACTAAAAAAGCAATGGACAGATGAGGACATGGAGCAGGCAATGGAGAAGGTGGCTGAAGGCATGCCAGTGCGCCAGGCATGTCAG AAAATGAGGCTAAAAAAGCAATGGAAAGATGGGGACATGGTGCAGGCAATGGAGAAGGTGGCTGAAGGCATGCCAGTGCGCCAGGCATGTCAGGTCTTCAACGTCCCTCGCAACACCTTGAGGGACCGAGTGATGGGGGTGGTTACCCATGGCTGCCGTACAGGCCCAAGCCAAAAACTCTCAGTGGAGGAAGAGCAAGCTTTAGTGGAGTATTACCAGTGCTGTGCAGACCATGGGTTCCCAATTACAAGGGCCCGGCTCCAGGCATATGCCACCGCGGTGTTGAGGAAGAGGACCAGAAAGCCAGAATTGCGACCATTAGGTGTAAGGTGGTACCACTGTTTTAAGAAGAGGCACGCGGCTATAAGCATGAACTCCGTGAACATTGACCGGTTGAGGTCCACCTGTGTAACACTGGAGCCGGTGATTCACTTCTTTGACTTATTGGAGAAGACCGTGAATGAGCACGGGCTGAGGAATAAACCAGCACAGGTGTATCACTGCGACAAAACCGAGTTGATGTCACAGCGGGAGACAAAACACCCCTCTCTGCAGGCCCCCAGCACAAGAGACCATGTGTCGATCCTGGCCTGCTTCAATGCAGCTGGGGAGGACATACCACCTCTGATAATATATCCCAAGTACTTTCCTGGGGGCCAGTACACAACCGGGGGGCCCCCCAATGCCCTCTATGGGAAATCTCCAGATGGGAACATGGATAGTAAACTCTTTCTACGATGGCTCCAGCACTTCATCCTTCACGCGAGGCAGGAGCGCCCTCTGCTCCTTATTTTTGATGGACACAAGGCCCACCCCTCGCCCCCAGTCATCGAGGCGGCTAAGAGGGAGGGTGTCATACTGCTACATCTCCCCCGACACACCTCCCATGTCCTTCAACCCCTGGAAGTGGGTTTCTTTGGCCATTTAGAGGCAGATTTTGCCACGGTGACTTGCAATCTCAGCCgtttaaaaaaatcaaacaataatATTGTGAGTCGGACGGAATTTGCCAAAATTGTCCACCACCCATACCAGCGGGCAAAGGCTAAAGGGGTTgtggtgagagggttcaagaagTGTGGCATCTTCCCTCTAAGAAGGGCAGCCATCAAATCCAGCCACCTCAGAAGGAGAAAGCCgaccactgccaccaccaccactggacTGTCCTCTGCACCCCCTCCACCCATAGGCTCCTCCCAAACACCAGGCTCTTCACTTCCCCTGACCCCTTCTCTAAAGCACATGTTGGTGGAAGCAGGGTGGATCCCCCCCATCACTGATGAGGACTACGAGAGACTCCTAGTAAAGAAGAAACAACAGTCCGCAGAGGCAAAGAAGCAGAGGCCCCGACAACGGAGGGAGCAAGCCAACAACATCGCCCTAGAGACCACCAACCCCGTTGCGACCTCCAGGAAAACCCCCAGTGCCCGTGCCCGTGCCTCCTCCCCATCTTCCTCTAACCACTCCAGAGCCATTTCCTCATCCAAGAAAAGGAAGGCCCCAGCACCGGCAGAAG tATTGGGAGGTGTAGGCCAATGA
- the LOC121715221 gene encoding uncharacterized protein LOC121715221 isoform X4, with protein MVLKKQWTDEDMEQAMEKVAEGMPVRQACQKMRLKKQWKDGDMVQAMEKVAEGMPVRQACQVFNVPRNTLRDRVMGVVTHGCRTGPSQKLSVEEEQALVEYYQCCADHGFPITRARLQAYATAVLRKRTRKPELRPLGVRWYHCFKKRHAAISMNSVNIDRLRSTCVTLEPVIHFFDLLEKTVNEHGLRNKPAQVYHCDKTELMSQRETKHPSLQAPSTRDHVSILACFNAAGEDIPPLIIYPKYFPGGQYTTGGPPNALYGKSPDGNMDSKLFLRWLQHFILHARQERPLLLIFDGHKAHPSPPVIEAAKREGVILLHLPRHTSHVLQPLEVGFFGHLEADFATVTCNLSRLKKSNNNIVSRTEFAKIVHHPYQRAKAKGVVVRGFKKCGIFPLRRAAIKSSHLRRRKPTTATTTTGLSSAPPPPIGSSQTPGSSLPLTPSLKHMLVEAGWIPPITDEDYERLLVKKKQQSAEAKKQRPRQRREQANNIALETTNPVATSRKTPSARARASSPSSSNHSRAISSSKKRKAPAPAEGQKRKRKSTGGGKKTQKTMVSVGSAKRYFRQEAKPL; from the exons ATGGTACTAAAAAAGCAATGGACAGATGAGGACATGGAGCAGGCAATGGAGAAGGTGGCTGAAGGCATGCCAGTGCGCCAGGCATGTCAG AAAATGAGGCTAAAAAAGCAATGGAAAGATGGGGACATGGTGCAGGCAATGGAGAAGGTGGCTGAAGGCATGCCAGTGCGCCAGGCATGTCAGGTCTTCAACGTCCCTCGCAACACCTTGAGGGACCGAGTGATGGGGGTGGTTACCCATGGCTGCCGTACAGGCCCAAGCCAAAAACTCTCAGTGGAGGAAGAGCAAGCTTTAGTGGAGTATTACCAGTGCTGTGCAGACCATGGGTTCCCAATTACAAGGGCCCGGCTCCAGGCATATGCCACCGCGGTGTTGAGGAAGAGGACCAGAAAGCCAGAATTGCGACCATTAGGTGTAAGGTGGTACCACTGTTTTAAGAAGAGGCACGCGGCTATAAGCATGAACTCCGTGAACATTGACCGGTTGAGGTCCACCTGTGTAACACTGGAGCCGGTGATTCACTTCTTTGACTTATTGGAGAAGACCGTGAATGAGCACGGGCTGAGGAATAAACCAGCACAGGTGTATCACTGCGACAAAACCGAGTTGATGTCACAGCGGGAGACAAAACACCCCTCTCTGCAGGCCCCCAGCACAAGAGACCATGTGTCGATCCTGGCCTGCTTCAATGCAGCTGGGGAGGACATACCACCTCTGATAATATATCCCAAGTACTTTCCTGGGGGCCAGTACACAACCGGGGGGCCCCCCAATGCCCTCTATGGGAAATCTCCAGATGGGAACATGGATAGTAAACTCTTTCTACGATGGCTCCAGCACTTCATCCTTCACGCGAGGCAGGAGCGCCCTCTGCTCCTTATTTTTGATGGACACAAGGCCCACCCCTCGCCCCCAGTCATCGAGGCGGCTAAGAGGGAGGGTGTCATACTGCTACATCTCCCCCGACACACCTCCCATGTCCTTCAACCCCTGGAAGTGGGTTTCTTTGGCCATTTAGAGGCAGATTTTGCCACGGTGACTTGCAATCTCAGCCgtttaaaaaaatcaaacaataatATTGTGAGTCGGACGGAATTTGCCAAAATTGTCCACCACCCATACCAGCGGGCAAAGGCTAAAGGGGTTgtggtgagagggttcaagaagTGTGGCATCTTCCCTCTAAGAAGGGCAGCCATCAAATCCAGCCACCTCAGAAGGAGAAAGCCgaccactgccaccaccaccactggacTGTCCTCTGCACCCCCTCCACCCATAGGCTCCTCCCAAACACCAGGCTCTTCACTTCCCCTGACCCCTTCTCTAAAGCACATGTTGGTGGAAGCAGGGTGGATCCCCCCCATCACTGATGAGGACTACGAGAGACTCCTAGTAAAGAAGAAACAACAGTCCGCAGAGGCAAAGAAGCAGAGGCCCCGACAACGGAGGGAGCAAGCCAACAACATCGCCCTAGAGACCACCAACCCCGTTGCGACCTCCAGGAAAACCCCCAGTGCCCGTGCCCGTGCCTCCTCCCCATCTTCCTCTAACCACTCCAGAGCCATTTCCTCATCCAAGAAAAGGAAGGCCCCAGCACCGGCAGAAG GTCAGAAGAGAAAAAGGAAGTCAACTGGAGGGGGCAAAAAAACACAGAAGACAATG GTGTCTGTGGGAAGTGCAAAACGATATTTCCGGCAGGAGGCGAAGCCATTGTGA
- the LOC121715221 gene encoding uncharacterized protein LOC121715221 isoform X1, whose product MVLKKQWTDEDMEQAMEKVAEGMPVRQACQKMRLKKQWKDGDMVQAMEKVAEGMPVRQACQVFNVPRNTLRDRVMGVVTHGCRTGPSQKLSVEEEQALVEYYQCCADHGFPITRARLQAYATAVLRKRTRKPELRPLGVRWYHCFKKRHAAISMNSVNIDRLRSTCVTLEPVIHFFDLLEKTVNEHGLRNKPAQVYHCDKTELMSQRETKHPSLQAPSTRDHVSILACFNAAGEDIPPLIIYPKYFPGGQYTTGGPPNALYGKSPDGNMDSKLFLRWLQHFILHARQERPLLLIFDGHKAHPSPPVIEAAKREGVILLHLPRHTSHVLQPLEVGFFGHLEADFATVTCNLSRLKKSNNNIVSRTEFAKIVHHPYQRAKAKGVVVRGFKKCGIFPLRRAAIKSSHLRRRKPTTATTTTGLSSAPPPPIGSSQTPGSSLPLTPSLKHMLVEAGWIPPITDEDYERLLVKKKQQSAEAKKQRPRQRREQANNIALETTNPVATSRKTPSARARASSPSSSNHSRAISSSKKRKAPAPAEGQKRKRKSTGGGKKTQKTMVDNGVCGKCKTIFPAGGEAIVMWVCCSLCMEWFHCICVQWNHQDNASDEEFQCERCQVMCTEVTIES is encoded by the exons ATGGTACTAAAAAAGCAATGGACAGATGAGGACATGGAGCAGGCAATGGAGAAGGTGGCTGAAGGCATGCCAGTGCGCCAGGCATGTCAG AAAATGAGGCTAAAAAAGCAATGGAAAGATGGGGACATGGTGCAGGCAATGGAGAAGGTGGCTGAAGGCATGCCAGTGCGCCAGGCATGTCAGGTCTTCAACGTCCCTCGCAACACCTTGAGGGACCGAGTGATGGGGGTGGTTACCCATGGCTGCCGTACAGGCCCAAGCCAAAAACTCTCAGTGGAGGAAGAGCAAGCTTTAGTGGAGTATTACCAGTGCTGTGCAGACCATGGGTTCCCAATTACAAGGGCCCGGCTCCAGGCATATGCCACCGCGGTGTTGAGGAAGAGGACCAGAAAGCCAGAATTGCGACCATTAGGTGTAAGGTGGTACCACTGTTTTAAGAAGAGGCACGCGGCTATAAGCATGAACTCCGTGAACATTGACCGGTTGAGGTCCACCTGTGTAACACTGGAGCCGGTGATTCACTTCTTTGACTTATTGGAGAAGACCGTGAATGAGCACGGGCTGAGGAATAAACCAGCACAGGTGTATCACTGCGACAAAACCGAGTTGATGTCACAGCGGGAGACAAAACACCCCTCTCTGCAGGCCCCCAGCACAAGAGACCATGTGTCGATCCTGGCCTGCTTCAATGCAGCTGGGGAGGACATACCACCTCTGATAATATATCCCAAGTACTTTCCTGGGGGCCAGTACACAACCGGGGGGCCCCCCAATGCCCTCTATGGGAAATCTCCAGATGGGAACATGGATAGTAAACTCTTTCTACGATGGCTCCAGCACTTCATCCTTCACGCGAGGCAGGAGCGCCCTCTGCTCCTTATTTTTGATGGACACAAGGCCCACCCCTCGCCCCCAGTCATCGAGGCGGCTAAGAGGGAGGGTGTCATACTGCTACATCTCCCCCGACACACCTCCCATGTCCTTCAACCCCTGGAAGTGGGTTTCTTTGGCCATTTAGAGGCAGATTTTGCCACGGTGACTTGCAATCTCAGCCgtttaaaaaaatcaaacaataatATTGTGAGTCGGACGGAATTTGCCAAAATTGTCCACCACCCATACCAGCGGGCAAAGGCTAAAGGGGTTgtggtgagagggttcaagaagTGTGGCATCTTCCCTCTAAGAAGGGCAGCCATCAAATCCAGCCACCTCAGAAGGAGAAAGCCgaccactgccaccaccaccactggacTGTCCTCTGCACCCCCTCCACCCATAGGCTCCTCCCAAACACCAGGCTCTTCACTTCCCCTGACCCCTTCTCTAAAGCACATGTTGGTGGAAGCAGGGTGGATCCCCCCCATCACTGATGAGGACTACGAGAGACTCCTAGTAAAGAAGAAACAACAGTCCGCAGAGGCAAAGAAGCAGAGGCCCCGACAACGGAGGGAGCAAGCCAACAACATCGCCCTAGAGACCACCAACCCCGTTGCGACCTCCAGGAAAACCCCCAGTGCCCGTGCCCGTGCCTCCTCCCCATCTTCCTCTAACCACTCCAGAGCCATTTCCTCATCCAAGAAAAGGAAGGCCCCAGCACCGGCAGAAG GTCAGAAGAGAAAAAGGAAGTCAACTGGAGGGGGCAAAAAAACACAGAAGACAATGGTAGACAATG GTGTCTGTGGGAAGTGCAAAACGATATTTCCGGCAGGAGGCGAAGCCATTGTGATGTGGGTGTGCTGCTCCTTGTGCATGGAGTGGTTCCACTGCATATGTGTGCAGTGGAACCACCAGGACAACGCCAGCGATGAGGAGTTTCAGTGTGAGCGGTGCCAGGTCATGTGCACTGAAGTTACCATAGAGTCATAA
- the LOC121715221 gene encoding uncharacterized protein LOC121715221 isoform X2, translating into MVLKKQWTDEDMEQAMEKVAEGMPVRQKMRLKKQWKDGDMVQAMEKVAEGMPVRQACQVFNVPRNTLRDRVMGVVTHGCRTGPSQKLSVEEEQALVEYYQCCADHGFPITRARLQAYATAVLRKRTRKPELRPLGVRWYHCFKKRHAAISMNSVNIDRLRSTCVTLEPVIHFFDLLEKTVNEHGLRNKPAQVYHCDKTELMSQRETKHPSLQAPSTRDHVSILACFNAAGEDIPPLIIYPKYFPGGQYTTGGPPNALYGKSPDGNMDSKLFLRWLQHFILHARQERPLLLIFDGHKAHPSPPVIEAAKREGVILLHLPRHTSHVLQPLEVGFFGHLEADFATVTCNLSRLKKSNNNIVSRTEFAKIVHHPYQRAKAKGVVVRGFKKCGIFPLRRAAIKSSHLRRRKPTTATTTTGLSSAPPPPIGSSQTPGSSLPLTPSLKHMLVEAGWIPPITDEDYERLLVKKKQQSAEAKKQRPRQRREQANNIALETTNPVATSRKTPSARARASSPSSSNHSRAISSSKKRKAPAPAEGQKRKRKSTGGGKKTQKTMVDNGVCGKCKTIFPAGGEAIVMWVCCSLCMEWFHCICVQWNHQDNASDEEFQCERCQVMCTEVTIES; encoded by the exons ATGGTACTAAAAAAGCAATGGACAGATGAGGACATGGAGCAGGCAATGGAGAAGGTGGCTGAAGGCATGCCAGTGCGCCAG AAAATGAGGCTAAAAAAGCAATGGAAAGATGGGGACATGGTGCAGGCAATGGAGAAGGTGGCTGAAGGCATGCCAGTGCGCCAGGCATGTCAGGTCTTCAACGTCCCTCGCAACACCTTGAGGGACCGAGTGATGGGGGTGGTTACCCATGGCTGCCGTACAGGCCCAAGCCAAAAACTCTCAGTGGAGGAAGAGCAAGCTTTAGTGGAGTATTACCAGTGCTGTGCAGACCATGGGTTCCCAATTACAAGGGCCCGGCTCCAGGCATATGCCACCGCGGTGTTGAGGAAGAGGACCAGAAAGCCAGAATTGCGACCATTAGGTGTAAGGTGGTACCACTGTTTTAAGAAGAGGCACGCGGCTATAAGCATGAACTCCGTGAACATTGACCGGTTGAGGTCCACCTGTGTAACACTGGAGCCGGTGATTCACTTCTTTGACTTATTGGAGAAGACCGTGAATGAGCACGGGCTGAGGAATAAACCAGCACAGGTGTATCACTGCGACAAAACCGAGTTGATGTCACAGCGGGAGACAAAACACCCCTCTCTGCAGGCCCCCAGCACAAGAGACCATGTGTCGATCCTGGCCTGCTTCAATGCAGCTGGGGAGGACATACCACCTCTGATAATATATCCCAAGTACTTTCCTGGGGGCCAGTACACAACCGGGGGGCCCCCCAATGCCCTCTATGGGAAATCTCCAGATGGGAACATGGATAGTAAACTCTTTCTACGATGGCTCCAGCACTTCATCCTTCACGCGAGGCAGGAGCGCCCTCTGCTCCTTATTTTTGATGGACACAAGGCCCACCCCTCGCCCCCAGTCATCGAGGCGGCTAAGAGGGAGGGTGTCATACTGCTACATCTCCCCCGACACACCTCCCATGTCCTTCAACCCCTGGAAGTGGGTTTCTTTGGCCATTTAGAGGCAGATTTTGCCACGGTGACTTGCAATCTCAGCCgtttaaaaaaatcaaacaataatATTGTGAGTCGGACGGAATTTGCCAAAATTGTCCACCACCCATACCAGCGGGCAAAGGCTAAAGGGGTTgtggtgagagggttcaagaagTGTGGCATCTTCCCTCTAAGAAGGGCAGCCATCAAATCCAGCCACCTCAGAAGGAGAAAGCCgaccactgccaccaccaccactggacTGTCCTCTGCACCCCCTCCACCCATAGGCTCCTCCCAAACACCAGGCTCTTCACTTCCCCTGACCCCTTCTCTAAAGCACATGTTGGTGGAAGCAGGGTGGATCCCCCCCATCACTGATGAGGACTACGAGAGACTCCTAGTAAAGAAGAAACAACAGTCCGCAGAGGCAAAGAAGCAGAGGCCCCGACAACGGAGGGAGCAAGCCAACAACATCGCCCTAGAGACCACCAACCCCGTTGCGACCTCCAGGAAAACCCCCAGTGCCCGTGCCCGTGCCTCCTCCCCATCTTCCTCTAACCACTCCAGAGCCATTTCCTCATCCAAGAAAAGGAAGGCCCCAGCACCGGCAGAAG GTCAGAAGAGAAAAAGGAAGTCAACTGGAGGGGGCAAAAAAACACAGAAGACAATGGTAGACAATG GTGTCTGTGGGAAGTGCAAAACGATATTTCCGGCAGGAGGCGAAGCCATTGTGATGTGGGTGTGCTGCTCCTTGTGCATGGAGTGGTTCCACTGCATATGTGTGCAGTGGAACCACCAGGACAACGCCAGCGATGAGGAGTTTCAGTGTGAGCGGTGCCAGGTCATGTGCACTGAAGTTACCATAGAGTCATAA
- the LOC121715221 gene encoding uncharacterized protein LOC121715221 isoform X3, with translation MVLKKQWTDEDMEQAMEKVAEGMPVRQACQVFNVPRNTLRDRVMGVVTHGCRTGPSQKLSVEEEQALVEYYQCCADHGFPITRARLQAYATAVLRKRTRKPELRPLGVRWYHCFKKRHAAISMNSVNIDRLRSTCVTLEPVIHFFDLLEKTVNEHGLRNKPAQVYHCDKTELMSQRETKHPSLQAPSTRDHVSILACFNAAGEDIPPLIIYPKYFPGGQYTTGGPPNALYGKSPDGNMDSKLFLRWLQHFILHARQERPLLLIFDGHKAHPSPPVIEAAKREGVILLHLPRHTSHVLQPLEVGFFGHLEADFATVTCNLSRLKKSNNNIVSRTEFAKIVHHPYQRAKAKGVVVRGFKKCGIFPLRRAAIKSSHLRRRKPTTATTTTGLSSAPPPPIGSSQTPGSSLPLTPSLKHMLVEAGWIPPITDEDYERLLVKKKQQSAEAKKQRPRQRREQANNIALETTNPVATSRKTPSARARASSPSSSNHSRAISSSKKRKAPAPAEGQKRKRKSTGGGKKTQKTMVDNGVCGKCKTIFPAGGEAIVMWVCCSLCMEWFHCICVQWNHQDNASDEEFQCERCQVMCTEVTIES, from the exons ATGGTACTAAAAAAGCAATGGACAGATGAGGACATGGAGCAGGCAATGGAGAAGGTGGCTGAAGGCATGCCAGTGCGCCAGGCATGTCAG GTCTTCAACGTCCCTCGCAACACCTTGAGGGACCGAGTGATGGGGGTGGTTACCCATGGCTGCCGTACAGGCCCAAGCCAAAAACTCTCAGTGGAGGAAGAGCAAGCTTTAGTGGAGTATTACCAGTGCTGTGCAGACCATGGGTTCCCAATTACAAGGGCCCGGCTCCAGGCATATGCCACCGCGGTGTTGAGGAAGAGGACCAGAAAGCCAGAATTGCGACCATTAGGTGTAAGGTGGTACCACTGTTTTAAGAAGAGGCACGCGGCTATAAGCATGAACTCCGTGAACATTGACCGGTTGAGGTCCACCTGTGTAACACTGGAGCCGGTGATTCACTTCTTTGACTTATTGGAGAAGACCGTGAATGAGCACGGGCTGAGGAATAAACCAGCACAGGTGTATCACTGCGACAAAACCGAGTTGATGTCACAGCGGGAGACAAAACACCCCTCTCTGCAGGCCCCCAGCACAAGAGACCATGTGTCGATCCTGGCCTGCTTCAATGCAGCTGGGGAGGACATACCACCTCTGATAATATATCCCAAGTACTTTCCTGGGGGCCAGTACACAACCGGGGGGCCCCCCAATGCCCTCTATGGGAAATCTCCAGATGGGAACATGGATAGTAAACTCTTTCTACGATGGCTCCAGCACTTCATCCTTCACGCGAGGCAGGAGCGCCCTCTGCTCCTTATTTTTGATGGACACAAGGCCCACCCCTCGCCCCCAGTCATCGAGGCGGCTAAGAGGGAGGGTGTCATACTGCTACATCTCCCCCGACACACCTCCCATGTCCTTCAACCCCTGGAAGTGGGTTTCTTTGGCCATTTAGAGGCAGATTTTGCCACGGTGACTTGCAATCTCAGCCgtttaaaaaaatcaaacaataatATTGTGAGTCGGACGGAATTTGCCAAAATTGTCCACCACCCATACCAGCGGGCAAAGGCTAAAGGGGTTgtggtgagagggttcaagaagTGTGGCATCTTCCCTCTAAGAAGGGCAGCCATCAAATCCAGCCACCTCAGAAGGAGAAAGCCgaccactgccaccaccaccactggacTGTCCTCTGCACCCCCTCCACCCATAGGCTCCTCCCAAACACCAGGCTCTTCACTTCCCCTGACCCCTTCTCTAAAGCACATGTTGGTGGAAGCAGGGTGGATCCCCCCCATCACTGATGAGGACTACGAGAGACTCCTAGTAAAGAAGAAACAACAGTCCGCAGAGGCAAAGAAGCAGAGGCCCCGACAACGGAGGGAGCAAGCCAACAACATCGCCCTAGAGACCACCAACCCCGTTGCGACCTCCAGGAAAACCCCCAGTGCCCGTGCCCGTGCCTCCTCCCCATCTTCCTCTAACCACTCCAGAGCCATTTCCTCATCCAAGAAAAGGAAGGCCCCAGCACCGGCAGAAG GTCAGAAGAGAAAAAGGAAGTCAACTGGAGGGGGCAAAAAAACACAGAAGACAATGGTAGACAATG GTGTCTGTGGGAAGTGCAAAACGATATTTCCGGCAGGAGGCGAAGCCATTGTGATGTGGGTGTGCTGCTCCTTGTGCATGGAGTGGTTCCACTGCATATGTGTGCAGTGGAACCACCAGGACAACGCCAGCGATGAGGAGTTTCAGTGTGAGCGGTGCCAGGTCATGTGCACTGAAGTTACCATAGAGTCATAA